Proteins from one Pseudomonas grandcourensis genomic window:
- a CDS encoding antibiotic biosynthesis monooxygenase: MSDLNRREPVSPGPDEVVTLIVKHRVKAGFEVPYEAWLRNIVKVASQNVGHLGVDVVRGKSAGLDTYTSVLRFCSTEAMQRWLDSPKRQELVDEAAPMLADGDQTEVNPVNEFWFSPQAEAGTPPPRWKQAVVTLLVILPHTLLVPLLWGPLLRLNALLSNYVVATFLITLTIVLSVVYIFMPMATRLFAPWLSPATLHEEP; this comes from the coding sequence ATGTCTGATCTCAATCGCCGTGAGCCGGTAAGTCCCGGGCCTGATGAGGTGGTGACCCTGATCGTCAAGCACCGGGTCAAGGCCGGTTTCGAAGTGCCTTATGAAGCCTGGCTGCGCAACATCGTCAAGGTGGCCTCGCAGAACGTCGGGCATTTAGGCGTGGATGTGGTGCGTGGCAAGAGCGCCGGCCTCGACACCTACACCAGTGTGCTGCGCTTTTGCTCGACCGAGGCGATGCAGCGCTGGCTCGATTCTCCGAAACGCCAGGAATTGGTCGACGAAGCCGCGCCGATGCTGGCCGATGGCGACCAGACCGAGGTCAATCCGGTCAACGAGTTCTGGTTCTCGCCCCAGGCCGAGGCTGGTACGCCACCGCCGCGCTGGAAGCAGGCGGTGGTGACGCTGCTGGTGATCCTGCCGCACACCTTGCTGGTGCCGCTGCTCTGGGGGCCACTGCTACGGCTCAACGCCTTGCTCTCCAATTACGTGGTGGCCACGTTCCTGATCACCCTGACCATCGTGCTGTCGGTGGTTTACATCTTCATGCCCATGGCGACGCGCCTGTTCGCGCCCTGGCTGTCTCCCGCTACTTTGCACGAGGAACCGTGA
- a CDS encoding DUF6124 family protein, with product MFKPTPNPPQSEDVSPYDSLDSKKLHEAADRALDHYLNPAKDPAPSHNPSTMFVIAPGINTETLLAHACESLASASIMASDLAGFLESPHRNSLLGIAQIIMLGELAVNRALDNLDPQG from the coding sequence ATGTTCAAACCAACCCCCAATCCCCCGCAATCCGAAGACGTTTCCCCCTACGATTCGCTCGACTCCAAAAAGCTCCACGAGGCCGCCGACCGCGCACTGGATCACTACCTGAACCCCGCAAAAGATCCGGCTCCATCGCACAATCCCAGCACGATGTTTGTCATCGCCCCCGGCATCAACACTGAAACGCTTTTGGCCCACGCCTGCGAATCCCTGGCCTCGGCCAGCATCATGGCCAGTGACCTTGCGGGATTTCTGGAAAGTCCTCATCGCAATTCACTGCTGGGCATTGCGCAGATCATCATGCTTGGTGAGCTGGCGGTGAACCGGGCGCTGGATAATCTCGACCCGCAAGGCTAA
- the ycaC gene encoding isochorismate family cysteine hydrolase YcaC produces the protein MSNVPYKRLNKDDAVVLLVDHQTGLISLVQDFSPNEFKNNVLALGDIAKFFKLPTILTTSFDSGPNGPIVPELKAQFPDAPFIARPGQINAWDNEDFVKAIKATGRKQLIIAGVVTDVCVAFPTLSAIAEGFEVFVVTDASGTFNTTVQQAAWARMSAAGAHLLNWFSVACELQGDWRNDMEGLANLLSERLPNYRNLINSYMKFTAK, from the coding sequence ATGAGCAACGTTCCGTACAAACGCCTGAACAAAGACGATGCCGTGGTATTGCTGGTCGACCATCAGACCGGTCTGATCTCGCTGGTACAGGATTTCTCGCCCAACGAGTTCAAGAACAACGTGCTGGCGCTGGGCGACATCGCCAAGTTCTTCAAGCTGCCGACCATCCTCACCACCAGTTTCGACAGCGGTCCTAACGGCCCGATCGTGCCGGAACTCAAGGCGCAGTTCCCGGACGCGCCGTTCATTGCACGCCCGGGCCAGATCAACGCCTGGGACAACGAAGACTTCGTCAAGGCGATCAAGGCTACCGGTCGCAAGCAACTGATCATCGCCGGTGTGGTGACCGACGTGTGCGTGGCATTCCCGACCCTGTCGGCCATTGCCGAAGGCTTTGAGGTGTTTGTGGTGACCGACGCTTCCGGCACCTTCAACACCACCGTGCAACAAGCGGCCTGGGCACGCATGTCGGCCGCCGGTGCGCACCTGCTGAACTGGTTCTCCGTGGCCTGCGAGCTGCAAGGCGACTGGCGCAACGACATGGAAGGCCTGGCCAACCTGCTGTCCGAGCGTCTGCCGAACTATCGCAACCTGATCAACAGCTACATGAAATTTACTGCGAAGTAA
- a CDS encoding amidohydrolase encodes MNADLILFNGQFHTVDRENPHASAVAISDGRFVAVGSDAEAMALRGSGTQVIDLKGRCVIPGLNDSHLHLIRGGLNYNLELRWEGVPSLADALRMLKDQADRTPTPQWVRVVGGWNEFQFAEKRMPTLAELNQAAPDTPVFVLHLYDRALLNRAALRVAGYTRDTPNPPGGEIVRDANGEPTGMLVARPNAMILYSTLAKGPKLPLEYQVNSTRQFMRELNRLGLTSAIDAGGGFQNYPDDYQVIEQLAKDGQLTVRIAYNLFTQKPKDELTDFKNWTSSVKLHQGDDYLRHNGAGEMLVFSAADFEDFLEPRPDLPQTMEAELEPVVRHLVEQRWPFRLHATYNESISRMLDVFEKVNRDIPFNGLPWFFDHAETITPQNIERVRALGGGIAIQDRMAFQGEYFVERYGAKAAEATPPIKRMLAEGVPVGAGTDATRVSSYNPWTSLYWMVSGRTVGGMELHAEGLSRLTALELFTHGSAWFSSEQGKKGQIKVGQLADVAALSADFFSVDEEAIKWIESVLTVVGGKVVYGAGDFQKLGPASVPVLPDWSPVVKVPGHWRPTSPMQVQVHHCSGPCAVHSHSHERARLSNAPVSDFAGFWGAFGCSCFAF; translated from the coding sequence ATGAACGCCGATCTGATTCTGTTCAATGGTCAATTCCATACCGTCGACCGCGAAAACCCGCACGCCAGCGCCGTGGCGATCAGCGATGGGCGTTTTGTCGCGGTCGGCAGCGATGCCGAGGCCATGGCCCTGCGCGGTTCAGGCACGCAAGTGATCGACCTCAAGGGTCGCTGCGTGATCCCCGGGCTCAACGACTCGCACCTGCACCTGATCCGTGGTGGCTTGAACTACAACCTGGAACTGCGCTGGGAAGGCGTGCCGTCCCTGGCCGATGCCTTGCGCATGCTCAAGGATCAGGCCGACCGCACGCCGACGCCACAGTGGGTGCGGGTGGTCGGTGGCTGGAACGAATTCCAGTTCGCCGAAAAGCGCATGCCGACCCTGGCAGAGCTCAACCAGGCGGCACCGGACACGCCAGTGTTCGTGCTGCACCTGTACGACCGCGCCTTGCTCAACCGCGCCGCGTTGCGCGTCGCCGGTTACACCCGCGACACGCCGAACCCGCCGGGTGGCGAGATCGTGCGTGACGCCAATGGCGAGCCGACCGGCATGCTGGTGGCGCGGCCCAACGCGATGATTCTGTACTCGACCCTGGCCAAGGGGCCGAAGCTGCCGCTGGAGTATCAGGTCAACTCGACCCGTCAGTTCATGCGCGAACTCAATCGCCTGGGCCTGACCAGCGCCATCGATGCCGGCGGCGGTTTCCAGAATTACCCGGATGATTACCAGGTGATCGAGCAGTTGGCGAAGGACGGGCAACTCACCGTGCGCATCGCCTACAACCTGTTCACCCAGAAGCCCAAGGACGAGTTGACCGACTTCAAGAACTGGACCAGCAGCGTGAAGCTGCACCAGGGCGACGATTACCTGCGGCACAACGGCGCCGGGGAAATGCTGGTGTTCTCGGCGGCGGACTTCGAAGACTTCCTCGAACCGCGCCCGGACCTGCCGCAAACCATGGAAGCCGAACTGGAGCCGGTGGTGCGCCACCTCGTCGAGCAACGCTGGCCGTTCCGTTTGCACGCCACCTACAACGAATCCATCAGCCGCATGCTCGACGTGTTCGAGAAGGTCAACCGCGACATTCCGTTCAACGGCTTGCCGTGGTTCTTCGACCATGCCGAAACCATCACCCCACAGAACATCGAGCGGGTGAGGGCGCTGGGTGGCGGCATTGCGATTCAGGATCGCATGGCGTTCCAGGGTGAATATTTCGTCGAGCGTTACGGCGCGAAAGCGGCCGAAGCCACGCCGCCGATCAAGCGCATGCTGGCCGAAGGTGTGCCGGTGGGCGCCGGTACCGACGCGACGCGGGTGTCGAGCTACAACCCATGGACCTCGCTGTACTGGATGGTCAGCGGCCGCACCGTCGGCGGCATGGAGTTGCACGCCGAAGGCCTTTCACGCCTGACGGCGCTGGAACTGTTCACCCACGGCAGCGCCTGGTTCTCGTCGGAGCAAGGCAAGAAGGGCCAGATCAAGGTCGGGCAATTGGCCGACGTCGCCGCCCTCAGCGCGGATTTCTTCAGCGTCGATGAAGAGGCGATCAAGTGGATCGAGTCGGTGCTGACCGTGGTCGGCGGCAAAGTGGTGTACGGCGCCGGTGACTTCCAGAAGCTCGGGCCGGCCAGCGTGCCGGTGCTGCCGGACTGGTCGCCGGTGGTGAAGGTGCCGGGCCACTGGCGCCCGACGTCGCCGATGCAGGTCCAGGTTCACCATTGCAGCGGCCCATGTGCGGTGCATTCCCACAGTCATGAACGGGCGCGCCTGTCGAACGCGCCGGTCAGCGATTTCGCCGGTTTCTGGGGCGCCTTTGGCTGCTCGTGTTTTGCCTTCTGA
- a CDS encoding DoxX family protein, giving the protein MDALRRDDRAQDWGLLFLRVSGGLFLLWVHGLPKLLHYSAELQNIEDPFHLGANLTLLLAIFAEVVCPLLIVAGLLARLACLPILFLLWVSMLIVHPQWTLFEGQFGWLLLIVFTSILIAGPGRLALNVRFAGALRYV; this is encoded by the coding sequence ATGGACGCTTTGCGACGCGATGATCGGGCGCAAGACTGGGGGTTGCTGTTCCTGCGGGTCAGCGGCGGGTTGTTCCTGTTGTGGGTGCACGGTTTGCCCAAGCTGCTTCACTACAGTGCCGAACTGCAAAACATCGAAGACCCATTCCACCTGGGCGCAAACCTGACGCTGCTGCTGGCGATTTTCGCCGAGGTGGTGTGTCCGCTGCTGATCGTCGCCGGGTTGCTGGCGCGTCTGGCATGTTTGCCTATTCTGTTTCTGCTGTGGGTGTCGATGTTGATCGTGCACCCGCAGTGGACGCTCTTCGAAGGCCAGTTCGGCTGGCTGTTGTTGATCGTGTTCACCAGCATTCTCATCGCCGGGCCGGGACGGCTGGCGCTCAATGTCCGTTTTGCCGGAGCCTTGCGTTATGTCTGA